One segment of Meleagris gallopavo isolate NT-WF06-2002-E0010 breed Aviagen turkey brand Nicholas breeding stock chromosome 8, Turkey_5.1, whole genome shotgun sequence DNA contains the following:
- the LOC104911979 gene encoding uncharacterized protein LOC104911979 isoform X1, with product MVKKNTIPEGWRSLTPVGQPIPGTRFIAFKVPLKGAINQRLTPTQKFTPKDLIAAMKALNVELGLVIDLTYTTRYYEVKDLPKSVQYKKLYTVGLEVPDNATILQFKKWVRKFLWENARNEKLIGVHCTNGINRTGYLICRYLIDVEGWDPEAAIQAFGDARGHCMDGLVYLTDLRTQPMRSNLGMDVWDSEEDIIPPPNATEGPVEQFPNEDFQGSGKRLRVYDDNSHNNLQGQTQLRDFDFVNKGPGRRRRPFHDHQTQDDLRAPMQMRNWDYNRGPGQRQRPFPDHQFYDDYQEDTQLKDFSNNGPGQQLRHFYGRQFRGDLQTERQSRNFEFNRGRGQRQRSFPDCPSHSDSQEDMKSKDFDFGSRGRGQRQRLFHNHPSHDQFQTPMQSKELDCVKKGRGQRLRPSHDYQSQPQMQLEDFEFVNRGRGQRLRPFRDRQPHSDLQTEMQLKDYDNKGSGQRRRPFRDHQPYDDLQEQPQLKDFDYVNKGQGQKRSRPFHDHHVQDDLPREWCSDRNQPFSFHENVSEPQFSSSPSLHRDYGSDNDDFNRSYSNRASCPEDNRRVHPSDEFNRGKNRFAPYSSCTVHPSSSAHQEDSSLDYEIKTFEAETTREMEQGKRLPVVTVDYNYGLPLDYGPEEEERTPYDLPPRDHYSWN from the exons ATGGAGGAGTTTGACACCAGTTGGGCAGCCTATACCAGGAACTAGATTTATTGCGTTCAAAGTACCTTTAAAAGGG GCAATTAACCAGAGGCTTACCCCAACCCAGAAATTTACACCAAAAGACTTAATTGCTGCAATGAAAGCCCTAAATGTGGAGCTCGGATTAGTTATCGATTTAACATACACCACGCGGTACTATGAAGTGAAG GATTTACCTAAAAGTGTGCAGTATAAGAAACTTTATACTGTTGGACTCGAAGTTCCTGATAATGCTACTATTCTACAGTTCAAAAAATGGGTCAGAAAATTCCTATGGGAAAACGCAAGAAATG AAAAACTCATTGGTGTCCACTGCACTAATGGAATTAATAGAACTGGCTACCTTATATGTAG ATATCTTATAGACGTTGAAGGCTGGGATCCAGAAGCAGCAATCCAAG cttttggTGATGCTAGAGGTCATTGCATGGATGGTCTTGTATATCTCACAGATCTCAGAACACAACCAATGAGAAG TAACCTTGGAATGGATGTATGGGATTCAGAGGAAGATATCATTCCCCCACCAAATGCAACAGAAGGACCTGTGGAGCAATTTCCAAATGAAGATTTTCAGGG gTCTGGGAAAAGATTAAGAGTTTATGATGACAACTCTCATAATAATTTGCAAGGACAAACACAACTGAGAGATTTTGATTTCGTTAATAAGGGACCTGGACGAAGACGAAGACCATTTCATGACCATCAGACTCAGGATGATTTGAGAGCACCAATGCAGATGAGAAATTGGGATTACAATAGGGGACCAGGACAGAGGCAAAGACCATTTCCTGATCACCAGTTTTACGATGATTACCAAGAAGATACACAACTGAAAGACTTCAGTAACAACGGACCTGGACAACAACTGAGACATTTTTATGGACGGCAGTTTCGTGGTGATTTACAGACAGAGAGACAATCAAGGAACTTTGAATTTAACAGAGGCCGTGGGCAAAGGCAGAGATCTTTTCCTGACTGTCCATCCCACAGTGATTCACAGGAAGATATGAAGTCAAAGGATTTTGATTTTGGTAGCAGGGGCCGTGGCCAGAGGCAAAGGCTATTCCACAATCACCCATCTCATGATCAGTTTCAGACTCCAATGCAGTCAAAAGAGTTAGATTGTGTCAAAAAAGGTCGTGGCCAAAGACTGAGACCATCCCATGACTATCAGTCACAGCCCCAGATGCAACTGGAAGATTTTGAATTTGTTAACAGGGGCCGTGGGCAGAGATTGAGACCTTTCCGTGATCGCCAACCTCACAGTGACTTACAAACAGAGATGCAGCTCAAAGATTATGATAATAAAGGTTCTGGACAAAGGCGCAGACCTTTTCGTGACCATCAGCCTTATGATGACTTACAGGAGCAGCCTCAGTTAAAAGACTTTGATTATGTTAATAAAGGGCAAGGACAAAAAAGGTCAAGACCTTTCCATGATCATCATGTTCAAGATGACCTGCCACGTGAGTGGTGTTCAGACAG AAAtcaacctttttctttccatgagaATGTATCAGAACCTCAGTTCTCCTCATCTCCTTCACTTCACAGAGATTATGGATCTGATAATGATGACTTCAACAGAAGCTATAG TAATCGAGCAAGCTGTCCTGAAGACAATAGGAGAGTGCATCCTTCAGATGAatttaacagaggaaaaaacagatttgCACCATATTCTTCATGTACGGTGCATCCATCCTCATCTGCACACCAGGAAGATAGCTCATTAGACtatgaaataaaaacttttgAAGCTGAAACTACTAGAGAAATGGAACAAGGCAAAAGATTACCAGTTGTAACAGTTGATTACAATTATGGTCTGCCATTAGATTATGGACCTGAAGAGGAGGAGAGAACACCTTATGATTTACCTCCAAGAGACCATTACAGCTGGAACTGA
- the LOC104911979 gene encoding uncharacterized protein LOC104911979 isoform X2: MVKKNTIPEGWRSLTPVGQPIPGTRFIAFKVPLKGAINQRLTPTQKFTPKDLIAAMKALNVELGLVIDLTYTTRYYEVKDLPKSVQYKKLYTVGLEVPDNATILQFKKWVRKFLWENARNEKLIGVHCTNGINRTGYLICRYLIDVEGWDPEAAIQAFGDARGHCMDGLVYLTDLRTQPMRSNLGMDVWDSEEDIIPPPNATEGPVEQFPNEDFQGSGKRLRVYDDNSHNNLQGQTQLRDFDFVNKGPGRRRRPFHDHQTQDDLRAPMQMRNWDYNRGPGQRQRPFPDHQFYDDYQEDTQLKDFSNNGPGQQLRHFYGRQFRGDLQTERQSRNFEFNRGRGQRQRSFPDCPSHSDSQEDMKSKDFDFGSRGRGQRQRLFHNHPSHDQFQTPMQSKELDCVKKGRGQRLRPSHDYQSQPQMQLEDFEFVNRGRGQRLRPFRDRQPHSDLQTEMQLKDYDNKGSGQRRRPFRDHQPYDDLQEQPQLKDFDYVNKGQGQKRSRPFHDHHVQDDLPREWCSDRDYGSDNDDFNRSYSNRASCPEDNRRVHPSDEFNRGKNRFAPYSSCTVHPSSSAHQEDSSLDYEIKTFEAETTREMEQGKRLPVVTVDYNYGLPLDYGPEEEERTPYDLPPRDHYSWN; this comes from the exons ATGGAGGAGTTTGACACCAGTTGGGCAGCCTATACCAGGAACTAGATTTATTGCGTTCAAAGTACCTTTAAAAGGG GCAATTAACCAGAGGCTTACCCCAACCCAGAAATTTACACCAAAAGACTTAATTGCTGCAATGAAAGCCCTAAATGTGGAGCTCGGATTAGTTATCGATTTAACATACACCACGCGGTACTATGAAGTGAAG GATTTACCTAAAAGTGTGCAGTATAAGAAACTTTATACTGTTGGACTCGAAGTTCCTGATAATGCTACTATTCTACAGTTCAAAAAATGGGTCAGAAAATTCCTATGGGAAAACGCAAGAAATG AAAAACTCATTGGTGTCCACTGCACTAATGGAATTAATAGAACTGGCTACCTTATATGTAG ATATCTTATAGACGTTGAAGGCTGGGATCCAGAAGCAGCAATCCAAG cttttggTGATGCTAGAGGTCATTGCATGGATGGTCTTGTATATCTCACAGATCTCAGAACACAACCAATGAGAAG TAACCTTGGAATGGATGTATGGGATTCAGAGGAAGATATCATTCCCCCACCAAATGCAACAGAAGGACCTGTGGAGCAATTTCCAAATGAAGATTTTCAGGG gTCTGGGAAAAGATTAAGAGTTTATGATGACAACTCTCATAATAATTTGCAAGGACAAACACAACTGAGAGATTTTGATTTCGTTAATAAGGGACCTGGACGAAGACGAAGACCATTTCATGACCATCAGACTCAGGATGATTTGAGAGCACCAATGCAGATGAGAAATTGGGATTACAATAGGGGACCAGGACAGAGGCAAAGACCATTTCCTGATCACCAGTTTTACGATGATTACCAAGAAGATACACAACTGAAAGACTTCAGTAACAACGGACCTGGACAACAACTGAGACATTTTTATGGACGGCAGTTTCGTGGTGATTTACAGACAGAGAGACAATCAAGGAACTTTGAATTTAACAGAGGCCGTGGGCAAAGGCAGAGATCTTTTCCTGACTGTCCATCCCACAGTGATTCACAGGAAGATATGAAGTCAAAGGATTTTGATTTTGGTAGCAGGGGCCGTGGCCAGAGGCAAAGGCTATTCCACAATCACCCATCTCATGATCAGTTTCAGACTCCAATGCAGTCAAAAGAGTTAGATTGTGTCAAAAAAGGTCGTGGCCAAAGACTGAGACCATCCCATGACTATCAGTCACAGCCCCAGATGCAACTGGAAGATTTTGAATTTGTTAACAGGGGCCGTGGGCAGAGATTGAGACCTTTCCGTGATCGCCAACCTCACAGTGACTTACAAACAGAGATGCAGCTCAAAGATTATGATAATAAAGGTTCTGGACAAAGGCGCAGACCTTTTCGTGACCATCAGCCTTATGATGACTTACAGGAGCAGCCTCAGTTAAAAGACTTTGATTATGTTAATAAAGGGCAAGGACAAAAAAGGTCAAGACCTTTCCATGATCATCATGTTCAAGATGACCTGCCACGTGAGTGGTGTTCAGACAG AGATTATGGATCTGATAATGATGACTTCAACAGAAGCTATAG TAATCGAGCAAGCTGTCCTGAAGACAATAGGAGAGTGCATCCTTCAGATGAatttaacagaggaaaaaacagatttgCACCATATTCTTCATGTACGGTGCATCCATCCTCATCTGCACACCAGGAAGATAGCTCATTAGACtatgaaataaaaacttttgAAGCTGAAACTACTAGAGAAATGGAACAAGGCAAAAGATTACCAGTTGTAACAGTTGATTACAATTATGGTCTGCCATTAGATTATGGACCTGAAGAGGAGGAGAGAACACCTTATGATTTACCTCCAAGAGACCATTACAGCTGGAACTGA
- the LOC104911979 gene encoding uncharacterized protein LOC104911979 isoform X3, with protein MKALNVELGLVIDLTYTTRYYEVKDLPKSVQYKKLYTVGLEVPDNATILQFKKWVRKFLWENARNEKLIGVHCTNGINRTGYLICRYLIDVEGWDPEAAIQAFGDARGHCMDGLVYLTDLRTQPMRSNLGMDVWDSEEDIIPPPNATEGPVEQFPNEDFQGSGKRLRVYDDNSHNNLQGQTQLRDFDFVNKGPGRRRRPFHDHQTQDDLRAPMQMRNWDYNRGPGQRQRPFPDHQFYDDYQEDTQLKDFSNNGPGQQLRHFYGRQFRGDLQTERQSRNFEFNRGRGQRQRSFPDCPSHSDSQEDMKSKDFDFGSRGRGQRQRLFHNHPSHDQFQTPMQSKELDCVKKGRGQRLRPSHDYQSQPQMQLEDFEFVNRGRGQRLRPFRDRQPHSDLQTEMQLKDYDNKGSGQRRRPFRDHQPYDDLQEQPQLKDFDYVNKGQGQKRSRPFHDHHVQDDLPREWCSDRNQPFSFHENVSEPQFSSSPSLHRDYGSDNDDFNRSYSNRASCPEDNRRVHPSDEFNRGKNRFAPYSSCTVHPSSSAHQEDSSLDYEIKTFEAETTREMEQGKRLPVVTVDYNYGLPLDYGPEEEERTPYDLPPRDHYSWN; from the exons ATGAAAGCCCTAAATGTGGAGCTCGGATTAGTTATCGATTTAACATACACCACGCGGTACTATGAAGTGAAG GATTTACCTAAAAGTGTGCAGTATAAGAAACTTTATACTGTTGGACTCGAAGTTCCTGATAATGCTACTATTCTACAGTTCAAAAAATGGGTCAGAAAATTCCTATGGGAAAACGCAAGAAATG AAAAACTCATTGGTGTCCACTGCACTAATGGAATTAATAGAACTGGCTACCTTATATGTAG ATATCTTATAGACGTTGAAGGCTGGGATCCAGAAGCAGCAATCCAAG cttttggTGATGCTAGAGGTCATTGCATGGATGGTCTTGTATATCTCACAGATCTCAGAACACAACCAATGAGAAG TAACCTTGGAATGGATGTATGGGATTCAGAGGAAGATATCATTCCCCCACCAAATGCAACAGAAGGACCTGTGGAGCAATTTCCAAATGAAGATTTTCAGGG gTCTGGGAAAAGATTAAGAGTTTATGATGACAACTCTCATAATAATTTGCAAGGACAAACACAACTGAGAGATTTTGATTTCGTTAATAAGGGACCTGGACGAAGACGAAGACCATTTCATGACCATCAGACTCAGGATGATTTGAGAGCACCAATGCAGATGAGAAATTGGGATTACAATAGGGGACCAGGACAGAGGCAAAGACCATTTCCTGATCACCAGTTTTACGATGATTACCAAGAAGATACACAACTGAAAGACTTCAGTAACAACGGACCTGGACAACAACTGAGACATTTTTATGGACGGCAGTTTCGTGGTGATTTACAGACAGAGAGACAATCAAGGAACTTTGAATTTAACAGAGGCCGTGGGCAAAGGCAGAGATCTTTTCCTGACTGTCCATCCCACAGTGATTCACAGGAAGATATGAAGTCAAAGGATTTTGATTTTGGTAGCAGGGGCCGTGGCCAGAGGCAAAGGCTATTCCACAATCACCCATCTCATGATCAGTTTCAGACTCCAATGCAGTCAAAAGAGTTAGATTGTGTCAAAAAAGGTCGTGGCCAAAGACTGAGACCATCCCATGACTATCAGTCACAGCCCCAGATGCAACTGGAAGATTTTGAATTTGTTAACAGGGGCCGTGGGCAGAGATTGAGACCTTTCCGTGATCGCCAACCTCACAGTGACTTACAAACAGAGATGCAGCTCAAAGATTATGATAATAAAGGTTCTGGACAAAGGCGCAGACCTTTTCGTGACCATCAGCCTTATGATGACTTACAGGAGCAGCCTCAGTTAAAAGACTTTGATTATGTTAATAAAGGGCAAGGACAAAAAAGGTCAAGACCTTTCCATGATCATCATGTTCAAGATGACCTGCCACGTGAGTGGTGTTCAGACAG AAAtcaacctttttctttccatgagaATGTATCAGAACCTCAGTTCTCCTCATCTCCTTCACTTCACAGAGATTATGGATCTGATAATGATGACTTCAACAGAAGCTATAG TAATCGAGCAAGCTGTCCTGAAGACAATAGGAGAGTGCATCCTTCAGATGAatttaacagaggaaaaaacagatttgCACCATATTCTTCATGTACGGTGCATCCATCCTCATCTGCACACCAGGAAGATAGCTCATTAGACtatgaaataaaaacttttgAAGCTGAAACTACTAGAGAAATGGAACAAGGCAAAAGATTACCAGTTGTAACAGTTGATTACAATTATGGTCTGCCATTAGATTATGGACCTGAAGAGGAGGAGAGAACACCTTATGATTTACCTCCAAGAGACCATTACAGCTGGAACTGA